In Gimesia benthica, a single window of DNA contains:
- a CDS encoding protein kinase domain-containing protein, which translates to MQNSEPEEDENQSNLRSFLEETIQGINEAELNTRIDFLNPEQLEGPEVSLRPSNEKPQESSVDASSIGQRQIQSKDPDHPVPERNQQIDYRVLELLGEGGMGQVHLAEQVALGRNVAVKQIRSSQSSDLVQREFLKEASVTGKLEHPNIVPIYEVGQTHQGNLFYSMKNIQGSSWSTVIDECSLLENLEILLNVSDAVAFAHSQGVIHRDLKPDNIMIGGFGEVLVLDWGLAVILDQSTSVSTSVSGTPAYMPPEMVNTPEQVSRMSDVYLLGAILYRILAGHPPHGGASAQKCLLAASRNEILPCSRERLAQLDTSGELLEIALRAMKARPDERFQSVKDFQESLRQFLQHRDSLELMSRADLALKAAHETGDYSQFSRALFGYEEAVKLWDENLESQNRIEQARIEWAHCAESQGDYDLCLSLLDEGESNQREFKDQVLKAKVERESRQARLQRFKVLSLAASLIVAVLASGAAIWIKSERDKAVAAEKMETQERLRADKAAQLAKQEALRADQEAKAAKQSAREARQNQLVAERNAYGADMLQIQAAWEQANLPRVNELLERYQSRDDLKGFEWNYFKRLTEASLETIKIPRMISQAVSFSPDGRLIAVGYGDGRAVFYDPATTKVVSELKSHTGDVTSVCFSSDGKYYASSGEDGRAVIHAWPSKAVLHELQAHQGSVLRIRFSPDSTQLASAGEDKLIKLWDVTQGSEIKVLKGHTAEVADVDFSPDGTQLISGGYESAVRLWDLEGGKQVRSLNGFLGPVNAVAFHPQGKYVAAGGRDNRVLVWDPISGKKRSPSFQTVTEVYCVEFSPDGKFIAYSGIDDRVYVADFETGEIQNDLRGHVYGILRLSFSPDGRRLASASPDRLLKIWDLQASPERLSLAGHKGMIRSLKVSPDGSRVATGGNDGVILIRDADSGQILEILKAHEHAVLSLDIQNGGYLVSGGYDKTVRIWNSQSGKLIHTLTGHQESVTGVSLTADGKHVLSTDMGGDVRLWDLESGTQLRSYDIDPEYGSQLVVVPERNQFITCHKKAILRLRDLQTGELIRELDGKNRADPKSLSISEDGTLLAAGMGSTVKVWNLENGERLHSLEGHNLFIYSLTFNSDASRLASSSLDGTIKIWNLKTGQETLAFPFPTSYAGIDFHPDGQRIYASGEGGELLIWDARLWTESLRNELQARYLLNALRKECLSLEDLQSAIAADKTVSNQARQQAQQWAKLFWQGHLYDLVLNPEVIIASGNFEKMLQLADLSRKSGSQTAQEFFDLALLYSACLTPCPADRRDVVRRKAIECFVAGCDRASFEEIQQVLSNSGYSPLRYERAVLHARQLAMLRLWNENPNDLKRIRNLALCHFDSGILFLRQGKIEKAIENFLEAQKLHRQCVAVASQEFSSYDGVKVSSDRLGQSYLEAGLPDEAVRAFAEAIQACDQMLEREMQQDYARASREILIRLKTKAEQNRLAIGDWKDVLLKAEKTPLLLYYRAVNLALRGNYDDAMQAAEKLSTLNPQSTSNSFNAACAYARCAELLQSSTGEKGKSTVSVKAEQCIQLAIECLQNSRFAQKIELRNDPDLQVLHRRDEFQKLIGLQTSVDTVADRTVWKTSQAWIDNPDYVNHSNFEKQPDGTWQETGIDFNGNKFTSQFTLHETTPLYLELNKEGTSIRVRLWPDKAFWGAISAETDRVSNWGFLQEGSWARGEPSINSGSEAADGQ; encoded by the coding sequence ATGCAGAATTCTGAACCAGAGGAAGATGAGAACCAGTCTAATTTGCGTTCGTTCCTGGAAGAAACCATTCAGGGAATTAATGAAGCAGAGCTAAACACGAGGATCGATTTTTTAAATCCGGAGCAACTGGAGGGACCGGAGGTCAGTCTGCGACCTTCGAATGAAAAACCGCAAGAGAGCAGTGTCGATGCTTCTTCGATCGGCCAGCGCCAGATCCAGTCTAAAGATCCAGACCATCCCGTTCCTGAACGGAATCAGCAGATAGATTACAGAGTGCTGGAACTGTTAGGAGAAGGGGGGATGGGCCAGGTTCATCTGGCTGAGCAGGTTGCACTCGGGCGGAATGTTGCAGTCAAACAAATTCGCTCCAGCCAGTCTAGCGACTTGGTACAGCGGGAGTTTTTGAAAGAGGCCAGCGTCACGGGTAAGCTGGAGCATCCCAATATTGTACCAATCTACGAGGTAGGGCAGACTCATCAGGGAAACCTGTTCTACTCGATGAAAAATATTCAGGGGAGCTCCTGGTCAACAGTCATTGATGAATGTAGCCTGCTCGAGAATCTGGAGATTCTGCTAAACGTCAGTGATGCCGTAGCATTCGCACATTCTCAGGGCGTCATCCATCGCGACCTCAAGCCGGACAACATCATGATCGGGGGCTTCGGTGAGGTGCTCGTCCTTGACTGGGGGTTAGCTGTTATTCTGGATCAGTCCACCTCTGTCTCGACTTCCGTTTCTGGAACGCCTGCTTACATGCCTCCCGAAATGGTCAATACGCCCGAGCAGGTGAGCCGAATGAGTGATGTCTATCTGCTGGGGGCGATCCTGTATCGCATTCTGGCCGGACATCCCCCGCATGGAGGAGCATCGGCTCAGAAGTGTCTGCTGGCAGCTTCCAGAAATGAAATCCTACCCTGTTCACGCGAACGTCTTGCTCAACTGGATACTTCTGGCGAACTGCTGGAGATCGCGTTGCGGGCCATGAAAGCACGTCCCGACGAGAGATTCCAGTCTGTGAAAGACTTTCAAGAGTCGCTGCGTCAATTCCTGCAACACCGCGATAGTCTCGAGCTGATGTCGCGAGCTGATTTAGCCCTCAAGGCAGCCCATGAGACGGGAGATTATTCCCAGTTCTCGCGGGCCCTTTTTGGATATGAGGAAGCTGTTAAGCTTTGGGATGAGAATCTGGAGAGCCAGAACAGGATCGAGCAGGCCCGGATTGAATGGGCTCACTGCGCTGAGTCACAGGGGGATTATGATCTGTGTCTGTCTTTGCTGGATGAAGGCGAGTCCAATCAGAGAGAGTTCAAGGATCAGGTGCTCAAGGCGAAGGTGGAACGCGAGTCCCGCCAGGCTCGTTTACAGCGTTTCAAGGTCCTCAGCCTGGCAGCCAGTCTGATTGTCGCTGTTCTTGCTTCGGGGGCAGCGATCTGGATCAAATCGGAACGCGATAAGGCAGTGGCGGCAGAAAAAATGGAGACTCAGGAGCGGTTACGCGCCGACAAGGCGGCTCAACTGGCAAAACAGGAAGCCCTCCGTGCCGATCAGGAAGCTAAAGCGGCGAAACAGAGTGCCCGGGAAGCGCGACAGAATCAGTTGGTAGCTGAACGCAATGCATATGGTGCAGATATGCTGCAGATCCAGGCAGCCTGGGAGCAGGCGAATCTGCCTCGAGTAAATGAGCTTCTGGAGCGATATCAAAGCCGGGATGACCTGAAAGGGTTTGAATGGAACTATTTCAAACGCTTGACAGAGGCCTCTCTGGAAACGATCAAAATTCCACGGATGATTTCGCAAGCAGTCTCTTTCAGTCCCGATGGGCGACTCATCGCGGTAGGCTATGGTGACGGACGGGCCGTATTTTATGATCCAGCGACCACCAAAGTTGTGAGTGAACTCAAGTCTCATACAGGTGATGTCACTTCAGTCTGCTTCAGCTCAGATGGGAAATATTATGCCTCCAGTGGTGAAGACGGACGAGCTGTGATTCACGCCTGGCCTTCAAAGGCAGTGCTACATGAACTGCAGGCGCATCAGGGATCTGTTCTGCGAATCAGGTTCAGTCCCGATTCAACACAACTTGCATCAGCGGGAGAAGATAAGCTCATCAAACTTTGGGATGTAACCCAAGGGAGCGAAATTAAAGTCCTGAAGGGGCATACTGCGGAAGTGGCTGATGTGGATTTCAGCCCTGACGGTACACAGCTGATTTCAGGCGGGTATGAGAGTGCCGTTCGACTCTGGGATCTGGAAGGCGGAAAACAGGTGCGCTCGTTGAATGGTTTCCTCGGGCCCGTTAATGCAGTGGCTTTTCATCCGCAGGGAAAATATGTCGCGGCAGGGGGACGTGATAATCGTGTTCTCGTCTGGGATCCGATCTCCGGAAAAAAACGTTCTCCTTCATTTCAGACTGTCACAGAGGTGTATTGTGTTGAATTCAGTCCGGATGGGAAGTTCATTGCTTACTCGGGTATAGATGATCGCGTCTACGTGGCTGATTTTGAGACGGGAGAAATTCAGAATGACTTGCGGGGACATGTTTATGGGATTCTGAGACTGAGCTTCAGCCCAGATGGCCGACGACTCGCTTCTGCCAGCCCGGATCGACTACTTAAGATCTGGGATCTACAGGCTTCTCCCGAGCGTCTTTCCCTGGCGGGACATAAGGGAATGATTCGTTCATTGAAAGTGAGTCCTGATGGGTCCCGGGTGGCTACCGGTGGTAATGATGGTGTAATTCTCATTCGTGATGCCGATTCGGGACAGATCCTGGAGATTCTGAAGGCACATGAGCATGCCGTGCTCTCTCTGGATATTCAGAATGGGGGGTACCTTGTTTCAGGAGGCTATGATAAGACGGTCCGAATCTGGAATAGCCAGAGCGGTAAACTGATTCATACGTTGACAGGCCATCAGGAATCAGTCACTGGTGTCAGCCTGACAGCAGATGGGAAACATGTGCTGTCTACAGATATGGGCGGTGATGTCAGATTATGGGATCTAGAATCCGGAACGCAACTACGCTCCTATGATATAGATCCAGAATATGGCTCTCAGCTCGTGGTTGTGCCAGAAAGAAACCAGTTCATCACCTGCCACAAAAAAGCGATACTCCGTCTCCGGGATTTACAGACTGGCGAGTTGATCCGGGAACTGGATGGAAAGAACCGCGCCGATCCTAAATCGCTGAGCATCAGTGAAGATGGAACCCTACTTGCAGCTGGAATGGGATCCACTGTGAAAGTCTGGAATCTGGAAAACGGAGAGCGACTCCATTCACTGGAAGGACACAATTTGTTTATCTATTCCCTCACGTTTAATTCGGATGCGAGCCGACTCGCTTCCTCAAGTTTGGACGGGACTATTAAGATCTGGAATCTGAAAACCGGACAGGAAACGTTAGCATTTCCATTCCCCACGAGCTACGCCGGCATCGATTTCCATCCTGATGGTCAACGAATTTATGCCAGCGGAGAAGGAGGTGAATTGCTTATCTGGGATGCCAGACTCTGGACGGAATCATTACGAAACGAGTTACAGGCGCGGTACCTGCTGAATGCTTTGAGGAAAGAGTGTCTCTCGCTCGAAGATCTGCAATCTGCCATCGCGGCAGATAAGACTGTCTCAAATCAGGCACGACAACAGGCTCAGCAATGGGCCAAACTGTTCTGGCAGGGACACCTGTACGATCTGGTCCTGAACCCTGAAGTGATCATCGCATCCGGTAATTTTGAAAAAATGTTGCAGCTGGCAGATCTATCCCGCAAGTCAGGTTCACAGACAGCGCAGGAGTTTTTCGATCTTGCTTTGCTCTACTCTGCCTGCCTGACTCCTTGCCCCGCTGATCGCAGGGATGTAGTTCGCAGGAAAGCGATAGAATGTTTTGTTGCCGGATGCGACCGGGCCAGTTTCGAGGAAATCCAACAGGTGTTGAGTAATTCCGGATATAGTCCCTTGAGATATGAGCGGGCAGTGCTCCATGCCAGACAGTTGGCGATGCTACGTTTGTGGAATGAGAACCCGAATGATCTCAAGAGGATCAGGAATTTGGCACTCTGTCATTTCGATTCAGGGATATTGTTTCTTCGACAGGGAAAAATCGAAAAAGCAATTGAAAACTTCCTCGAAGCCCAAAAACTCCACCGACAGTGTGTCGCAGTCGCATCTCAGGAATTTTCATCTTATGATGGAGTGAAGGTCAGCTCAGATCGTCTGGGGCAGTCATACCTCGAAGCAGGACTGCCTGACGAGGCCGTCCGGGCTTTTGCTGAGGCAATCCAAGCTTGCGATCAGATGCTTGAGCGGGAAATGCAACAGGATTATGCCCGAGCGAGTCGAGAGATTCTCATTCGATTGAAAACGAAAGCTGAGCAGAACAGGCTGGCGATTGGTGATTGGAAAGATGTTTTGCTGAAGGCAGAGAAAACTCCGCTGCTTTTGTATTATCGCGCAGTCAACCTTGCTCTAAGAGGGAATTATGATGACGCGATGCAAGCAGCTGAAAAACTAAGCACCCTCAATCCCCAAAGTACTTCGAACAGTTTCAACGCCGCCTGTGCCTATGCCCGCTGTGCAGAGCTGCTCCAGTCTTCAACAGGAGAAAAGGGGAAGTCGACAGTTTCTGTAAAAGCTGAGCAGTGTATCCAGTTAGCCATTGAATGCTTACAGAATTCCAGGTTTGCGCAAAAGATTGAACTGCGCAATGATCCAGACCTTCAGGTACTCCATCGACGGGATGAGTTTCAAAAACTGATCGGACTGCAAACGTCGGTGGATACGGTTGCAGATAGAACCGTATGGAAGACGTCACAGGCCTGGATCGATAATCCAGACTATGTAAATCATTCCAACTTCGAGAAACAACCCGATGGTACCTGGCAGGAAACGGGGATCGACTTCAATGGCAACAAGTTCACATCACAATTTACGCTGCATGAAACAACCCCTCTCTACCTTGAGTTGAATAAAGAAGGTACCAGTATCCGGGTCCGTTTGTGGCCGGACAAGGCTTTCTGGGGGGCAATCTCTGCTGAAACTGACCGGGTGTCGAATTGGGGGTTTCTGCAGGAAGGGAGCTGGGCCAGGGGGGAGCCGTCGATCAATTCCG
- a CDS encoding sulfatase family protein produces MRELLLSCIFVSVTLTKRIGHAWNRTTVAESQKKPKAGSALYSNSSPQQMFFEKDLETMFRLCFQVVMIVVTSLLTAGDVIGQIRRPNILLAISDDQSWIHAGAYGNKNVKTPAFDRVAREGVLFTHAFCSAPSCTPSRAALLTGQDFWRLEQGANLMGTLPKKFPVYPDLLETAGYQIGYTGKGWAPGDVRAGGRTRNPAGPLFNHRQVGYVTAFGEFLKSKPKDKPFCFWFGSSDPHRPYVKGSGKQSGKNLADISVPDFLPDTPEVRSDIADYLFEIERFDRDLGLMLEMLKKEGQLENTLVVVTSDNGMPFPRAKTSLYDHGTRMPLAVRWPSKIPAGRIVVDFVNLTDLAPTFLEAAGVDIPSEMTGHSLLSMLTSKKSGDVELLRDKVVFGRERHGWNRDPNIGYPCRAIRTREYLYIRNFKPDRFPGYDIDGGPTLDYLMQHASENSVKPLHRLWFQLRPGEELYDLRQDPYQMQNLYSNPEYTKTREELRTGLETILRQGGDPRIVGNGDVFDTYRYFSRPTGNWGKLRTLEAVK; encoded by the coding sequence ATGCGAGAATTATTGTTATCTTGTATTTTCGTATCCGTGACGCTGACCAAACGTATTGGACATGCTTGGAACCGAACGACTGTTGCAGAATCGCAGAAAAAGCCAAAGGCTGGCTCAGCTCTCTATAGCAATTCAAGTCCACAGCAGATGTTTTTTGAGAAGGATTTAGAGACTATGTTCAGGCTCTGCTTTCAGGTTGTCATGATTGTTGTTACCAGCCTCCTAACGGCAGGCGACGTTATCGGACAGATCAGACGCCCGAATATCCTCCTGGCAATCTCTGATGATCAGTCTTGGATCCATGCCGGGGCTTACGGCAACAAAAATGTTAAGACTCCAGCCTTTGATCGGGTGGCGCGTGAAGGCGTGCTGTTTACTCACGCTTTCTGTTCGGCTCCGTCATGTACTCCATCGCGTGCAGCGCTGCTGACCGGTCAGGATTTCTGGCGACTGGAACAAGGTGCCAATCTGATGGGAACTTTGCCGAAAAAGTTCCCAGTCTATCCGGACTTGCTGGAAACGGCTGGCTACCAGATTGGCTATACGGGAAAAGGCTGGGCGCCGGGTGACGTTCGTGCCGGTGGCCGTACTCGGAATCCGGCCGGCCCATTATTTAACCACAGACAAGTCGGGTATGTCACGGCTTTTGGCGAATTTCTGAAATCTAAACCAAAGGACAAACCATTCTGTTTCTGGTTTGGCAGCAGCGATCCGCATCGGCCATATGTGAAGGGATCAGGGAAACAGTCTGGTAAGAACCTCGCCGACATTTCGGTGCCCGATTTTTTACCAGACACACCAGAAGTCCGTAGTGACATTGCAGATTACCTGTTTGAAATCGAGCGGTTCGATCGTGACCTGGGCTTGATGCTGGAGATGCTGAAAAAAGAAGGTCAGCTTGAAAACACGTTGGTTGTTGTGACCAGCGACAACGGCATGCCTTTCCCGCGCGCGAAGACCTCACTTTACGATCATGGCACACGAATGCCGTTGGCTGTCCGCTGGCCGTCGAAAATTCCCGCCGGTCGTATCGTTGTTGATTTCGTCAACCTCACCGACCTGGCACCCACATTTCTGGAAGCAGCCGGGGTGGACATTCCGTCGGAGATGACCGGGCACAGTTTGCTGAGCATGCTTACGTCAAAAAAATCGGGAGATGTCGAGTTGCTGCGTGATAAGGTTGTGTTCGGACGAGAACGACACGGCTGGAACCGCGACCCAAACATCGGCTATCCCTGCCGGGCCATCCGGACGCGCGAATACCTTTATATTCGCAATTTTAAACCAGATCGCTTTCCGGGTTACGACATCGATGGTGGACCGACATTAGACTACCTCATGCAACATGCCAGCGAGAATTCTGTGAAGCCTTTGCATCGACTCTGGTTTCAACTGCGACCGGGTGAAGAACTGTATGACCTTCGTCAGGATCCATATCAAATGCAGAACCTTTACAGCAATCCCGAATACACAAAGACCAGGGAGGAGCTGCGCACCGGACTGGAGACGATCCTGCGCCAGGGGGGAGACCCGCGCATCGTTGGAAATGGTGACGTTTTCGACACATACCGCTACTTCTCTCGGCCGACTGGTAATTGGGGAAAATTGAGAACGCTGGAAGCTGTTAAGTAA
- a CDS encoding sialidase family protein produces the protein MQIIDRGIVYPSHLGTDRQSCAFPGVCVSATGRWLVSFRAAPEKSGLLGQHPLICWSDDRGASWSEPMSPFEPPQFDNLTPGSFRAAYLTALNDGTLISALCWVDARDPSRPFFNEETEGLLDTRICLSRSEDDGLTWSSPVFVSSEFDHVPTPLTGPILEFSDTEDRNLLAIQLELNKPYFDKTPWHHRSILLLSDDDGHTWSNHIVTSDDPALRMFYWDQRPALVGENELLDLFWTFDRETGEYLNIHARKTETSYADWSTLWDTDVPGQPAAPVRLSDGRLVMVYVDRTENPAIKLRTSKDNGHHWPVESELILHSQGASQNMMWPGDMLGAWEEMSNFAVGLPATALLPEDELLVVFYAGPSKNDTSIHWQCIRP, from the coding sequence ATGCAGATTATCGACCGGGGAATTGTTTATCCGTCTCATCTCGGGACAGATCGCCAGAGTTGCGCATTTCCGGGCGTGTGCGTCTCCGCGACAGGACGCTGGTTGGTGAGTTTTCGGGCAGCCCCTGAAAAAAGTGGACTGCTGGGCCAACACCCGCTGATTTGCTGGTCTGATGATAGAGGGGCCAGCTGGTCAGAGCCGATGAGTCCTTTTGAGCCACCTCAGTTTGACAATCTGACTCCAGGCAGTTTTCGCGCAGCATATCTCACTGCCTTGAATGATGGCACGCTCATATCTGCACTCTGCTGGGTGGATGCTCGTGATCCCTCGCGGCCATTTTTCAATGAAGAGACTGAGGGTTTACTGGATACTCGAATCTGTCTGAGTCGATCAGAAGACGATGGCCTGACCTGGTCGTCTCCGGTTTTTGTCAGCAGTGAGTTCGATCATGTTCCTACACCGCTGACAGGGCCGATTCTTGAATTCAGCGATACAGAGGACCGCAACCTGCTGGCAATCCAACTGGAACTCAATAAGCCCTATTTCGATAAGACGCCCTGGCATCATCGTTCAATCTTGCTGCTTTCTGATGATGATGGTCACACCTGGTCAAATCACATTGTGACAAGTGATGACCCGGCATTAAGGATGTTTTACTGGGATCAACGTCCAGCACTGGTCGGTGAAAATGAACTGTTAGATTTATTCTGGACTTTTGACCGGGAGACTGGTGAGTATCTCAATATACACGCGCGAAAGACTGAAACCAGTTATGCCGATTGGTCAACACTGTGGGATACTGACGTGCCTGGTCAACCGGCGGCTCCTGTGCGTTTATCAGATGGTCGGCTAGTTATGGTTTATGTAGATCGCACAGAAAACCCTGCGATCAAACTTCGTACCAGTAAAGATAACGGACATCATTGGCCAGTTGAGAGTGAATTAATACTCCATTCGCAGGGAGCATCCCAAAATATGATGTGGCCGGGCGACATGCTTGGTGCCTGGGAGGAAATGTCCAATTTCGCTGTTGGTTTGCCTGCGACAGCGTTGTTGCCTGAAGATGAACTTCTGGTTGTCTTTTATGCCGGTCCGTCGAAAAATGACACCAGCATTCACTGGCAATGTATTCGCCCTTGA
- a CDS encoding CIA30 family protein produces MKQTVIFAAMLFSIASLSVADERNLFTFDKPGSAKQWQTINDGVMGGRSDGRFKINDDRNLEFYGTLSLENNGGFASVRARNSNLLLKDDDVIVVRIKGDGREYKFNVYDQPNLGGFSFRQSFKTKKNEWIEVELPVSNFVATWRGRVYPDQKLDPANASGLGFLLGDKKAGDFKLEVKWIKVKKSE; encoded by the coding sequence ATGAAACAAACGGTGATTTTCGCAGCGATGTTATTCTCGATCGCATCGCTATCCGTTGCCGATGAACGTAATCTTTTCACCTTCGATAAGCCTGGGTCTGCCAAACAGTGGCAAACCATCAATGATGGCGTGATGGGCGGGCGTTCTGATGGTCGCTTCAAAATCAACGACGACAGAAACCTGGAGTTCTATGGTACATTGTCGCTGGAGAACAATGGTGGCTTTGCTTCAGTAAGAGCCAGGAACAGCAACCTCCTGCTGAAAGATGACGACGTCATCGTGGTTAGAATCAAAGGCGATGGTCGGGAGTATAAATTTAATGTTTATGACCAACCGAACCTTGGTGGCTTCTCCTTTCGTCAGTCTTTCAAGACTAAGAAGAATGAGTGGATCGAGGTCGAGTTACCGGTCAGCAACTTCGTAGCGACCTGGAGAGGCCGAGTATATCCCGATCAGAAACTGGACCCCGCTAATGCCAGTGGTCTTGGTTTCCTATTGGGAGACAAGAAGGCTGGTGATTTCAAGCTGGAAGTCAAGTGGATCAAGGTGAAGAAATCTGAATGA
- a CDS encoding S9 family peptidase, producing MRKFFTLIILSFSVVVQAVAGIAKGQSQTSRWQEKASERLRAIYERNEFHVPEVKAEWLPDSSGYRLRETDPETKKRVVALYDIRSGKRTIVDDAKPEKFLSPDGQRALEIHKRKIFVTDRESNKQTPLTEDGGDRDISFRDLRWSPSGNYVSFVEVDRTEVRQRSILVPDDPSYPGVARHRFARVGGKLESLRVGIADSTGEKVHWLPVEVPDEGFYLGQVDWIGNSDKLLIEKLSRFRDKREFWIAAVNGELTRIYSEVNDAWAIGSHRINSGARWIDDGKAFIFISEKDGWRHAWLCSRDRKKETKLTHGEFDLIDRAHVDEAGGWYYFYASPDNATQKYLYRVPLDGTGTLERISPKDQPGTHDYQISPDAHWAIHTYSRLDLPPIVEVVQLPEHKVIRVINDNSELRAKIKQMVPRPSEFVQIDIGDSVVMDAVITKPGNFNASKKYPVLVYVYGEPYLQTVLDKWGAAQIDFHRVVADTGYVVVSIDNRGTAAPKGAAWRRSVFGSLGPLSTEDQAAALKKLAEMEPYIDLERVGIWGWSGGGSNTLNAMFRKPDVYQVGIAVVPKPQPWLYNAWFQEIYMRTREVNPEGYRQSAPINFAEGLKGKLLIVTGSGETNTHIQIIEGLVDRLIELGKPFDYMVYPNRDHGLREGPGTVVHVRMLILRYLVENLPRGPR from the coding sequence ATGAGAAAATTCTTTACTTTGATTATTCTGTCTTTTTCTGTTGTAGTCCAGGCTGTCGCTGGAATCGCGAAAGGTCAATCTCAAACTTCAAGGTGGCAGGAAAAAGCAAGTGAGCGACTCCGCGCAATTTATGAGCGCAACGAATTTCACGTTCCAGAAGTCAAGGCTGAGTGGCTGCCCGACAGCTCGGGATACAGGCTTCGGGAAACAGATCCAGAAACGAAAAAGCGAGTTGTGGCTCTATACGATATTCGCTCCGGGAAACGCACCATAGTCGACGATGCGAAGCCGGAAAAGTTTTTATCACCGGATGGCCAACGCGCCCTGGAGATACACAAACGAAAAATCTTCGTGACTGATCGTGAAAGCAATAAACAAACACCGTTGACAGAGGACGGCGGCGATCGGGACATTTCTTTTCGCGACCTTCGCTGGAGTCCGAGTGGTAATTATGTTTCGTTTGTTGAGGTTGACAGGACTGAAGTCAGACAGCGGTCTATCCTGGTACCGGATGATCCGTCCTATCCCGGTGTTGCTCGACATCGATTTGCAAGAGTAGGCGGCAAACTGGAATCGCTTCGCGTTGGAATCGCTGACTCAACTGGCGAAAAAGTCCACTGGCTGCCAGTCGAAGTTCCGGATGAGGGCTTCTATCTAGGCCAGGTCGATTGGATTGGTAATTCCGACAAATTACTGATCGAAAAACTCAGTCGTTTCCGTGACAAACGTGAATTCTGGATCGCTGCAGTCAATGGAGAACTCACTCGCATCTACAGCGAAGTCAATGATGCCTGGGCCATTGGTAGCCATAGAATCAATTCCGGGGCGAGATGGATTGATGATGGGAAAGCGTTTATTTTCATCAGCGAAAAAGATGGCTGGCGACACGCATGGCTGTGTTCGCGTGATCGAAAGAAGGAAACTAAACTCACACATGGTGAGTTCGATCTGATCGATCGTGCTCATGTCGATGAGGCTGGCGGTTGGTATTACTTCTATGCTTCCCCCGACAATGCAACTCAAAAGTATCTGTATCGAGTCCCGCTGGACGGTACTGGAACTTTGGAACGAATTTCGCCGAAGGATCAGCCGGGCACCCACGACTATCAAATTTCGCCTGATGCGCACTGGGCCATTCATACCTACTCGCGACTGGATCTGCCCCCCATTGTCGAGGTCGTCCAATTGCCCGAACATAAGGTTATTCGCGTCATCAATGATAACAGCGAACTGCGGGCAAAGATAAAACAAATGGTGCCCCGACCTTCCGAATTTGTTCAGATCGACATCGGAGACAGTGTGGTCATGGACGCCGTGATTACGAAGCCAGGTAATTTTAACGCATCAAAAAAGTACCCCGTGTTGGTCTACGTATATGGCGAACCTTATTTGCAAACAGTTCTCGATAAGTGGGGCGCCGCACAGATTGATTTTCACCGCGTTGTTGCAGACACAGGATACGTTGTGGTCTCGATCGACAATCGCGGCACAGCAGCACCCAAAGGTGCCGCTTGGCGACGTTCCGTATTTGGCTCGTTGGGTCCGCTGTCTACCGAAGATCAGGCGGCCGCTCTGAAGAAGCTTGCGGAAATGGAACCGTACATCGATCTGGAGCGAGTTGGTATTTGGGGGTGGAGTGGTGGTGGTTCCAACACGTTAAATGCCATGTTTCGCAAGCCGGATGTCTACCAAGTGGGTATCGCGGTCGTGCCCAAGCCACAACCATGGCTTTACAACGCCTGGTTTCAGGAAATCTACATGCGAACCCGCGAAGTCAACCCGGAAGGATACAGGCAATCCGCCCCCATCAACTTCGCTGAAGGCCTGAAAGGCAAACTGTTGATCGTCACTGGATCGGGTGAAACGAACACTCACATTCAAATCATTGAAGGTCTCGTTGATCGGCTGATCGAACTTGGAAAGCCATTTGACTATATGGTGTATCCCAACCGCGATCACGGCCTTCGTGAAGGCCCAGGGACTGTCGTACATGTGCGCATGCTTATTCTCCGATATCTGGTTGAAAATTTACCGCGGGGCCCACGATAA